The segment TCAGCTGCCGATAGCGATCGACGTGGACCTTCACGTGCTGGATCAGCGTCCAGATGCCGGGATGTCTCGCGACATCGGCGACAGTGGCGTGGAACAGCTCGTCGGCCTGGTGAAACGCGGTGCGGTCGCCGGCTTCGTCGGCCTCGCGCTGGCGCTCGACGATCGAGCGCAATTGCAGGATCTGGCTTGCGGTGGCGCGCTCGGCCGCAAGCCGCGCGGTGGTTTCCTCCAGCGCCTTGCGGATGATGATCGCTTCGGGCAGGGCGGCGAGCGGAATGCGGGAGACGAAAATTCCCGATTGCGGGAACACGTCGAGCAGGCCCTCGTCAGACAGCTTGAGGATCGCCTCGCGCACCGGCGTCCGGCTGACGCCATAGGTCATTGCGATCTCCGCTTCCGAGATCACTTCGCCCGGCCGGCGCCGCATCGACACCAGCTCGCTGCGCAGCTCGGTATAGATGCGCGACGAGGCCGTCGCCCGCTGCGGCGGCTTGCCGCGGCGGGGCGTGACGACGGCCGGCGTGGATGCGGCCTGGGCTTTCCTCTTTGCGCGTGCGGGCATGGTTGTGTTTGAAATTGATATATTAGTATACGAGGCGATCGGACAGAAGATCAACTGGCTAGATTAGCCCGATGGTGCGTTGCAGCAGGATTTGCAAGGTCGTGACGAAGGGTGAGACACCAGCCTTCGTCGCATTCAGCGGATAACTCCGCACGCATGCCGCCCTCCTTGAATTTATTTCCCCTAGGGCTTTCCTAGGGTCGCGCAGCGCGGCGAGTCCAAGTTGAAGGGGGTATCGATCGATACCGATTTTGGATTGATGGGTGACCGCGAGAGCGTCAAACACTCTAGCCGCCCTGTTTTCGCAGCCGGGGATGAGTGCAGTACGCCCCGACTTTGAAAGCATTGGAAGGATGTGACCGTGACGGACTATCGCAAGCTCTTCGATCTCACCGGCAAGACCGCCGTGGTGCTCGGCGCCGCATCGGGCATCGGCAAATCGTCGGCGGAAGCACTGGCCGGGCTCGGTGCCCGGATCGTCTGCGCGGATCGCGCGCTTGACGCAGCGGAAGCGACCGCCGCCGGCATTCGCGACAAGGGCGGTTGGGCCGAGGCCGCCGCGTGTGACGCCGCCAGCGCCGCTGACGTCAACGCATTGGCCAAAATCGCGATGCAAAAATTTCCGCGGCTCGACATCGCCGTGACCACGCCCGGCCTCAACATCCGCAAGACCATCCTCGACTACACCGAGGAGGATCTCGACCGCGTCCTCACGCTGAATGTGAAGGGCACCGTCTGGTTCTTCCAGGCGTTCGGCCGCATCATGGTGGAGCAGAAGGGCGGCAGCATCATCGCCTGCTCCTCGGTCCGCGCTGTCACCATCGAGCCCGGCCTTGCGGTGTATGGGTCCACCAAGGCGGCGATCGGGCTTCTGGTGAAGGGCTTTGCGTCCGAGGTCGGCCGCGCCGGCGTGCGCGTCAACGCAATTGCGCCGAGCATCGCCGAGACCGCGCTGACCGGCCCGTTCAAGCAGCGTCCCGACATCTACAATCTCTACGCCGGCCACACCGTGTTCAACCGCTGGAGCAGCGCCCATGAGGTCGCGACCGCCGTTGCCTATCTCGCCTCGGATGCCGCGAGCTATGTCAGCGGCAGCACGCTGTTCGTCGACGGCGGTTGGACCGCCGTCGACGGGCCGCCGACCGGCCTCACGCAGCTGCACAAATAGGGCCATCCGCGTCTAGCCGGCAAAGCCCACGCGCTGGCGCAGCTCTCTCTGATCTGCGCCAGTCAGCAACGCGATCAGGGCGGCTGCCTCGTTCGGATGTGCAGCCCGCGCAGTCACGCCGGCTGTATACATCGTCACCAGCTCGCATCCCGGCGGCAGCGATCCCGACAGCACGATGCCGTCGATTGCGATGATCTCGGTCGCCTGGGTGCAGCCGATCGGGCGTTGTGCGGTGGACATCGCAAGCTCCCGCATCGCAGTCGCGCCATTCGGAAAGATCTTCAGCCGCGAGGCGACCTCATAGGCGATGCCAAGCTGATCCAGCACTTTTGCGACGTGCTGTCCCGCGGTCGAGGCTTTTGTGTCGGGCACGAAGATCGCGTCGGCGGCGCGCAAGACGTCGCGTAGATCGGCTTCGGTTTTGACCGTCACCTTGGCATCGCGGCTGCGGACCGCGAGCGCCGTTTCGACCCGGCCGATATTGGCGATCGCGGCGGGGACGACGAGTTTCTCATCGGCAAGCTTCGTCAGCAGCGCCTGCGTCAGGATCACGAGATCGGCCGGCGTGCCCGCGCGCAGCCTGTCGGCCATGATGCCGACCGCACCGAATTCGCCATCGACTGCAAATCCCGTCTTCGCCTTGAAGGCCGCGGCGAGGCCGCGCACCAGGCCTTGCGCCGCGCCGCCGCTGAGGATGTTCACTGTATCAGCCATGCCGGCTCCCGTCAGATTTCAGGATTTGTCGAACCGCTTGACGACATCGGCCCATTTTTCGATGTCGCCGCGCAAGAATTTGTCGAATTCGCCCGGCGTCATCGACATCGGCAGAGCCCCCTGTTCGGTCCACAGCTTGACGATCTCGGGCCGCTTCACGAATGCACCGACGGCCGCGTTGAGCTTGTCGATGATCGGTCTCGGCGTGCCCGCCGGCGCCATCAGGCCGAGCCAGATCGTGGCCTCGTAGCCGGGCACGCCGGCCTCATTCGCGGTCGGCACGTTCGGCAGCACCGCGGAACGCAGCTTGCCGGTGGTCGCGAGCGCACGGACCTGGTTCTCTCCGATGTTCGGCGCCATCGCCGGCACCGCGTCGATCATCATCTGCACCTGGCCGCCGATCACGCCGCTGCGCGCCTCGCCGCTGTTACGATAGGGCACATGGACGAGGTCGATGCCCGCCATCGCCTTGAACAGCTCGCCGGCCATGTGATAGGGCGTGCCCTGGCCGGAGGAGGCGTAGTTCAGCTTGCCCGGCTGCGCCTTGGCGAGCGCAATGAACTCTGGCAGCGTCCTGGCCGGCACCGACGGGCTCACGACGATCACCAAGTCGGACGAATTCACCGGCGCGATCGGTGCAAGGTCGCGCATCAGCTCGTATTTGCGCTGTTCAGCCGTCAGCAGCGATTCATTCGCCGTCTGCGTGTTCGACATCATCAGCAGCGTGTAGCCGTCGGCCGGTGACTTCGCTGCCTCGACCGTACCGATGACACCGCCCGCTCCGGTGCGGTTCTCGATCACGAAGGGCTGGCCAAGGCTCTCCTGGAGCGCGTTGCCGATCAGCCGCGCCGCGACGTCGGCCGGCCCGCCGGCGCCGAAGGGCACGATGATGCGGACCGCATGCGCAGGATAGTCCTGCGCGAAGGAGGGCCCGGCAGAGACTATGGTGAGCAGGCCGGCCGCCAGTGCCAGCATGAATCGTGGGGCCGTCACGCCCGCCTCCCTGTCGTTTTTGTTGGCTGGCACTGTAACGGCAGCCGACGCGGACTGTCGACGCCTCACAAAGTCGATTACAGCCGGAATATCGGGCTGCTTTCGGTGTGATCGTGCGGCCTTTCGCGGTTGCAGCAGGAACGGGTGCCGAACGCGCCTTGAGCAAATCGCATGGGCATTGCCGGATAAATGCGCTCGGCCGGCTGGTCTTTTGATGTTACGAATTTGGCCATGAACCAGCACGCCAAGATCGAGATCCGCCACTCCACCTGTCCGCATGATTGCCCCTCGGCCTGCGCCCTCGATATCGAGGTGGTCGAGGGCCGCAGCATCGGCCGGGTCCGCGGCTCGAAAAAGCAGACGTACACGGCTGGCGTCGTCTGCGCCAAGGTCGCCCGCTACGCCGAGCGCATCCATCATCCGGAGCGGCTGATCTATCCGATGCGCCGCACCGGGCCGAAGGGGTCCGGACAGTTTGCGCGGATCTCCTGGGACGAGGCGCTGGACGAGATCGGGAATCGCTTCAACCAGGCTGAACGCGAGTTCGGCGCGGAATCGATCTGGCCCTATTACTACGCCGGCACGATGGGGCTGGTGATGCGCGACGGCCTCAATCGTCTGACGCATGTGAAGAAATATTCGCGCTTCTATTCGACGATCTGCGCCAATGTCGCGCGCGTCGGTTACGCGATCGGCACCGGCAAGATCGCCGGCGTCGATCCGCGGGAGATGGCGCTGTCCGATCTCGTCGTGATCTGGGGCACCAATCCCGTCAACACCCAGGTCAACGTGATGACGCACGCCGCCCGTGCCCGCAAGGAACGCGGTGCCAGGATCGCGGCGGTCGACGTCTACGATAACGAGACCATGAAGCAGGCGGACATCAAGATCATCCTGCGACCGGGCACCGACGGCGCGTTCGCCTGCGGCGTCATGCATGTACTGTTCCGCGACGGCTACGCCGACCGTGCCTACATGGACAAGTACACGGACTGCCCCGATGAGCTCGAGGCGCATCTGGGGACGCGCACGCCCGAATGGGCGTCCGCGATCTGCGGCGTGCCGGTGGCGGAGATCGAGGCCTTTGCCAAGCTCGTCGGCGAGACCAAGCGGGCCTTCTTTCGCCTCGGCTACGGCTTCACCCGTTCGCGCAATGGCGCCACGCAGATGCACGCGGCGCTGTGCATTCCGGCGGTGACCGGTGCCTGGCAGCACGAAGGTGGCGGCGCCTTCTTCAACAATTACGCGCTGTGGCACTTCGACGAATCCATCATCGAGGGCCACGACGCGATCGACAAGGCGACACGGGCGCTCGACCAGTCGCAGATCGGCCGCATCCTCACCGGCGATACCGAGGCCCTGCACGGCAAGGGGCCGATCAAGGCGATGCTGATCCAGAACACCAACCCGATGACGGTGGCGCCCGAGCAGGCGCTGGTCCGCCAGGGGTTTGCGCGCGAGGATCTGTTCGTGGCGGTGCATGAGCAGTTCATGACCGAAACGGCGCAGATGGCCGACATCGTGCTGCCGGCGACCATGTTCATGGAGCATGACGACCTCTATTACGGCGGCGGCCATCAGCACATCTCGGTTGGGCCCAAGCTGATCGATCCGCCCGGCGAATGCCGCTCCAACCACGAGGTGTTGCAGGCACTGGCGCCGCGGCTTGGCGCGAAGCACCACGGCTTTGAGATGACGCCGCGCGAGTTGATCGACGCGACGCTGAAGCTGAGCGACCATGGCGACATCGCAAGCCTCGAGGCCGACCTCTGGCGCGACCTGCAACCGGATTTCCGCACCGCGCATTACCTCGACGGCTTTGCCCACGCCGACAGGAAATTCCACTTCAAGGCCGACTGGGCGCATCCGCCGTTCGGCCTGATGATGGGCGACTTCGAGAGCATGCCGTCGCTGCCCGACCACTGGGCGGTGATCGAGCACGCCGACCAGGCTCATCCGTTCCGCCTCGCCACCAGTCCCTCGCGGAGCTTCCTCAACACCTCCTTCAACGAGACGCCGTCCTCGCAGGCGCGCGAGGGCAAGGCGAGCGTGATGATCCATCCGCTGGATGCGGCTTCCCTCGATATTGCCGACGGCGATGCCGTGACGCTCGGCAACACCCGCGGCGAGACCACGCTGGTTGCAGTCTTCTTCGAGGGCGTGCGTCGCGGCGTGCTGATCGCCGAGTCCGTTCATCCGAACAAGAATCATATCGGTGGCCGCGGCATCAACATGCTGACTGGAGGCGAAGCCGTCGCGCCGATCGGCGGCGCGGCGTTCCATGACAACAAGGTCTGGATCAGGAAAGCCGTTCCCACCTAAGGCACGCACTCGGTCACGCCGTAGCCTGCAAACTCCTTCGCGATGTTCGGGTCCATCGATTTCGCCTGCATGATGTCGGCCGCGCCGTCGCCGCCGCTTTTGCGGGTCGCGACGCCGCGGCCGAACAGCGACGATGACGAACGAGGATTGCGCTGGATCGCGTCCGTATAATCCTTGATCGCCTCCGCGGTCCGGCCGAGCTTGAGGTTGACGAGCCCGCGGCTGTCGAGCGCCTCGCTCAGTCCGGGATCGACCTGGAGCGCGAGGTTGCAGTCGGCGAGCGCGCCTTGCAGGTCGCCGGTGGCGGCCCGGGTCCAACAGCGGTTGTTGAGCGCCTCTCCATCTCTGGGATCGAGGCGGATCACGGCGTCGAAATCCTGCATGGCGAGCGCATAGGCGCGCTTGATCGCGTAGACCTGGCCGCGCTTGTAGCGCGAGATCGCATCGCTGGCATTGGCCGCGATCCTGTGCGTGAGATCGGCGATGATCGGATCCCTGGCGAGATCGTCTGCGCTCGGCGCGGCGTCAGGTTGCACGACCTCGCAGACCGGCTTCTGCTGTTCGGATTTCGACGGAGGCCGATCGGCGCCCTTGTTGCCGGGCGGCTGTGCCACCAGGCCCGCGAACGAAAAGTCCGTCGTCAGCGACGACGACAGCCAGGGTACCTGCTCGCGGTTGGTCGCGCCGACCACGCCGTTCTTGGTGTTGGTCAGCGCCTGCTCGGCGCTGACATTGGGCGCGCGCATCTCGCGCAACAATTCGGTGACGAACAGGCTGTGGTCGGTCTGGCCGCTCGCAACCACCGCGCCGAGCGCGGCGGAA is part of the Bradyrhizobium commune genome and harbors:
- a CDS encoding caspase family protein codes for the protein MRAPIALLLAGLIIASSGTASRAADAAKIALVIGNAKYPDNEFVLNDAANDAQDIADELSRDGFVVDRQINLTGDAMRQTLDRFYARINQGAVALIFFDGFGIQSNRQSYLLPVDAQIWAEPDVSRDGFSLDSILAEMNARGAAIKIALIDASRRNPFERRFRRYSAGLAPAIAPSNSLLIYSAALGAVVASGQTDHSLFVTELLREMRAPNVSAEQALTNTKNGVVGATNREQVPWLSSSLTTDFSFAGLVAQPPGNKGADRPPSKSEQQKPVCEVVQPDAAPSADDLARDPIIADLTHRIAANASDAISRYKRGQVYAIKRAYALAMQDFDAVIRLDPRDGEALNNRCWTRAATGDLQGALADCNLALQVDPGLSEALDSRGLVNLKLGRTAEAIKDYTDAIQRNPRSSSSLFGRGVATRKSGGDGAADIMQAKSMDPNIAKEFAGYGVTECVP
- a CDS encoding molybdopterin-dependent oxidoreductase — translated: MNQHAKIEIRHSTCPHDCPSACALDIEVVEGRSIGRVRGSKKQTYTAGVVCAKVARYAERIHHPERLIYPMRRTGPKGSGQFARISWDEALDEIGNRFNQAEREFGAESIWPYYYAGTMGLVMRDGLNRLTHVKKYSRFYSTICANVARVGYAIGTGKIAGVDPREMALSDLVVIWGTNPVNTQVNVMTHAARARKERGARIAAVDVYDNETMKQADIKIILRPGTDGAFACGVMHVLFRDGYADRAYMDKYTDCPDELEAHLGTRTPEWASAICGVPVAEIEAFAKLVGETKRAFFRLGYGFTRSRNGATQMHAALCIPAVTGAWQHEGGGAFFNNYALWHFDESIIEGHDAIDKATRALDQSQIGRILTGDTEALHGKGPIKAMLIQNTNPMTVAPEQALVRQGFAREDLFVAVHEQFMTETAQMADIVLPATMFMEHDDLYYGGGHQHISVGPKLIDPPGECRSNHEVLQALAPRLGAKHHGFEMTPRELIDATLKLSDHGDIASLEADLWRDLQPDFRTAHYLDGFAHADRKFHFKADWAHPPFGLMMGDFESMPSLPDHWAVIEHADQAHPFRLATSPSRSFLNTSFNETPSSQAREGKASVMIHPLDAASLDIADGDAVTLGNTRGETTLVAVFFEGVRRGVLIAESVHPNKNHIGGRGINMLTGGEAVAPIGGAAFHDNKVWIRKAVPT
- a CDS encoding tripartite tricarboxylate transporter substrate binding protein encodes the protein MLALAAGLLTIVSAGPSFAQDYPAHAVRIIVPFGAGGPADVAARLIGNALQESLGQPFVIENRTGAGGVIGTVEAAKSPADGYTLLMMSNTQTANESLLTAEQRKYELMRDLAPIAPVNSSDLVIVVSPSVPARTLPEFIALAKAQPGKLNYASSGQGTPYHMAGELFKAMAGIDLVHVPYRNSGEARSGVIGGQVQMMIDAVPAMAPNIGENQVRALATTGKLRSAVLPNVPTANEAGVPGYEATIWLGLMAPAGTPRPIIDKLNAAVGAFVKRPEIVKLWTEQGALPMSMTPGEFDKFLRGDIEKWADVVKRFDKS
- a CDS encoding GntR family transcriptional regulator, coding for MPARAKRKAQAASTPAVVTPRRGKPPQRATASSRIYTELRSELVSMRRRPGEVISEAEIAMTYGVSRTPVREAILKLSDEGLLDVFPQSGIFVSRIPLAALPEAIIIRKALEETTARLAAERATASQILQLRSIVERQREADEAGDRTAFHQADELFHATVADVARHPGIWTLIQHVKVHVDRYRQLTLPVVGRMTQVIAEHEPILAAIEAHDPQRAGIAMEKHLDRLLRDISETQHTNPEFFASTE
- a CDS encoding molybdate ABC transporter substrate-binding protein produces the protein MADTVNILSGGAAQGLVRGLAAAFKAKTGFAVDGEFGAVGIMADRLRAGTPADLVILTQALLTKLADEKLVVPAAIANIGRVETALAVRSRDAKVTVKTEADLRDVLRAADAIFVPDTKASTAGQHVAKVLDQLGIAYEVASRLKIFPNGATAMRELAMSTAQRPIGCTQATEIIAIDGIVLSGSLPPGCELVTMYTAGVTARAAHPNEAAALIALLTGADQRELRQRVGFAG
- a CDS encoding SDR family NAD(P)-dependent oxidoreductase; translated protein: MTDYRKLFDLTGKTAVVLGAASGIGKSSAEALAGLGARIVCADRALDAAEATAAGIRDKGGWAEAAACDAASAADVNALAKIAMQKFPRLDIAVTTPGLNIRKTILDYTEEDLDRVLTLNVKGTVWFFQAFGRIMVEQKGGSIIACSSVRAVTIEPGLAVYGSTKAAIGLLVKGFASEVGRAGVRVNAIAPSIAETALTGPFKQRPDIYNLYAGHTVFNRWSSAHEVATAVAYLASDAASYVSGSTLFVDGGWTAVDGPPTGLTQLHK